AGGCGACCGCAAGGCTCGTCACAGGTATTGACACCCTCGATTCTCGCCTTCTGGGAATCAGACTCTCCTTATATTCTCTTTCTACTCGTCTACTTAATTGTAAGGTGAATAAAATGTCCATCAACGCCCCTAACACGTTCGAGAGCCAGATCGCTGGCGTCACCGTCACCGGGAAAGCTCACAGCCTCAGCGCGTGGTTCGTCCTCGCGCTCCGCCTCGTCATCGGTTTCGCGTTCCTTTACACCGGCCTCGAAAAGGTTCTCAACGGCTTCAGCGCCGCAGGATATCTCGGAAACGTCGCCGCAGCAAACGGAAATCCCCTTGAGGGAATGTTCCTCTGGATGAGCCAGACGCCCTGGTTCGTCGACTTTGTGAACGTCGCGGTTCCGTGGGGTGAAGTGTTCATCGGCCTTGGCCTCATGGTTGGCCTCCTGACCCGCCTCGCGGCGTTCTTCGGCGCGTTCATGATGCTCATGTTCTACTTCGGCAACTGGAACATGGCCCACGGGTTCATCAACAGCGACTTCATGTACATGCTGGTCTTCCTCGCGGTGGCCGCGTTCGGTGCGGGTCGCATCCTCGGCCTCGACGCGTTTGTCGAGCGCTACGAGATCGATGGCACGGCTCTCATCGAGAAGTACCCCGCCTTGGACTACATCCTCGGGTGAACTACCCCACCCTACCGCTCGTCTTGCGACTCGCGCTTGAGGGTGGGGCTTCCTGCTTCCAAGACGCGCTTTGCAGGAACCGAAGTGGTTCCCGTAGGGAGCGCAGTCTCCACAGGCGTTGATTCGGAGCGTCCCGCTCCTAACTGCTTGATTCCACGCCGAAGGATATTCCACGCCGCGTTCCAATCCCTGTCTGCGGTGAAGCTACACGAGGGACAGGAGTGTTCACGGACCCACAATGGCTTGTCGCTTTTCACTCCACACGCGGCGCACTCTTTGGTCGTGTTTCGTGGGTCAACCGAGATGAAGTGCGTTCCTTCTCGCTCGCATTTGTATTCGAGCATCCGAAGAAAAGTGCTCCATGCGGCGGATGCTCGGTTACGCGAGTTTGAGTTGAACTGCATCATCCCCTTCACGTTCAAGTCTTCGACCGCTACGAGGTCGTACTCTTTTGCGTAGTAGTTCGAGAGTTTGTGCAAAAAGTCGCGGCGCTTCCGTCGGAGGTCGGCGTGACACTCCGCGACCCGACGCCGTTGTGTCTCGTAGTTGGCAGAGCCGTGTTCCTTCCGCG
This sequence is a window from Haladaptatus sp. QDMS2. Protein-coding genes within it:
- a CDS encoding DoxX family protein, with translation MSINAPNTFESQIAGVTVTGKAHSLSAWFVLALRLVIGFAFLYTGLEKVLNGFSAAGYLGNVAAANGNPLEGMFLWMSQTPWFVDFVNVAVPWGEVFIGLGLMVGLLTRLAAFFGAFMMLMFYFGNWNMAHGFINSDFMYMLVFLAVAAFGAGRILGLDAFVERYEIDGTALIEKYPALDYILG